One genomic region from Stackebrandtia nassauensis DSM 44728 encodes:
- a CDS encoding isochorismate synthase, translated as MHLVDEYRPGSSFFFDTGSRSLLTHGSAIVLPGRGGLAPARADTVLRALGGDQLLVGAVPFSDTEPAQLLVPDVYRWGPGLAGAEAAPTHSHDTPALCEPPPQHYRDAVATALADIDATELSKVVLARSLRIGLDAPVDIPAVLRQLRHRQRRGYVFACPLPEQRDLVGGSPELLVSRNGDVVTAHPLAGSRPRSGDPRVDTARGAELLASEKDRREHAVVVDAIARSLDPYCAELSAPSTPEIVSTGHMLHLGTRVTGRLRDPLPSALSLAAALHPTPAVCGTPTATAREAIARLEGFDRGFYSGMVGWCDSAGNGEWAVTIRCAEIGARDVRLFAGAGIVAGSDPAAELAETEAKLQTMLSALGHTGKVVDERAVHAMA; from the coding sequence ATGCACCTGGTAGACGAGTACCGCCCCGGATCCAGCTTCTTCTTCGACACCGGCAGCCGGTCGCTGTTGACCCACGGCAGCGCCATCGTGCTGCCCGGCCGGGGCGGCCTGGCCCCGGCGCGGGCCGACACCGTGCTGCGGGCACTGGGCGGCGACCAGCTGCTGGTCGGCGCGGTTCCGTTCAGCGACACCGAACCGGCGCAACTGCTCGTCCCGGACGTCTACCGGTGGGGGCCGGGCCTGGCGGGCGCCGAGGCCGCGCCGACGCACTCGCACGACACCCCGGCACTGTGCGAACCGCCGCCGCAGCACTACCGCGACGCGGTCGCGACGGCCCTGGCCGACATCGACGCCACCGAACTGTCGAAAGTGGTGCTGGCCCGCAGTCTGCGCATCGGCCTGGACGCCCCGGTCGACATCCCGGCGGTGCTGCGGCAGTTGCGGCACCGGCAGCGGCGCGGTTACGTGTTCGCCTGCCCGCTGCCCGAGCAGCGCGACCTGGTGGGCGGCAGCCCGGAACTGTTGGTGTCGCGCAACGGGGACGTCGTCACCGCGCATCCGTTGGCCGGGTCCCGGCCGCGCTCGGGTGACCCCCGGGTGGACACGGCGCGCGGCGCCGAACTGCTCGCGTCCGAAAAGGACCGTCGCGAGCACGCGGTGGTCGTCGACGCCATCGCCCGGTCGCTGGACCCGTACTGCGCCGAGCTTTCGGCGCCCTCGACACCCGAGATCGTGTCCACCGGGCACATGCTGCACCTGGGCACCCGCGTCACCGGCAGGCTGCGCGACCCGCTGCCGTCCGCGCTGAGCCTGGCCGCCGCGCTGCACCCGACCCCGGCCGTGTGCGGCACCCCGACCGCCACCGCCCGCGAGGCCATCGCCCGGCTGGAGGGCTTCGACCGGGGCTTCTACTCCGGGATGGTCGGCTGGTGCGACTCTGCGGGCAACGGCGAATGGGCCGTGACCATCCGCTGCGCCGAGATCGGCGCGCGCGACGTCCGGCTGTTCGCCGGGGCGGGCATCGTCGCCGGTTCCGATCCGGCCGCCGAACTCGCCGAGACCGAGGCCAAACTCCAGACCATGCTCAGCGCGCTGGGCCACACCGGAAAGGTCGTCGATGAACGCGCCGTTCACGCCATGGCCTGA
- a CDS encoding (2,3-dihydroxybenzoyl)adenylate synthase, with product MNAPFTPWPEDIAADYRDQGLWTGEPFSLLLERLAAKHGDRVAVTDGDCWLSYESLLERSRRVAAGLHQRGLRPGDIVVMQAANTSEYLVVLFALFRLGVAPVCALPAHREAEIGYFAEHTKAAAYLHPGGAEYDRIAASLDVTHVWTVEQAAKTYADPAGLPPAPRGGDLALLQLSGGSTGVPKLIPRTHDDYLYSVRVAAEVCELTPATVYLCALPVAHNFPLSSPGVLGVLYAGGTVVMAPDPSPDTVFPLIVSEGVTMTAVVPALALTWLRAAEARGAELPSLEVLQVGGARLGDADAERVTPVLGAKLQQVFGMAEGLVCYTRLDDPFATVCATQGRPASEADEVRIVDDADEPVPEGHSGHLLTRGPYTIRGYYRADAHNATAFTSDGFYRTGDLVRRTETGHLIVTGRAKEQINRGGEKIATAEIEEHLRTHPGIHDAALVAVPDDALGERACAFCVTDGELTAKQVRAHLRGRGLAAYKIPDLVRFVASLPRTPVGKIDKNRLKESVNL from the coding sequence ATGAACGCGCCGTTCACGCCATGGCCTGAGGACATCGCCGCCGACTACCGCGACCAGGGACTGTGGACGGGAGAGCCGTTCTCGCTGCTGCTGGAACGGTTGGCCGCCAAGCACGGTGACCGGGTCGCCGTTACCGACGGCGACTGCTGGCTGTCGTACGAGTCGCTGCTGGAGCGCTCCCGGCGGGTGGCCGCCGGACTGCACCAGCGGGGTCTGCGGCCGGGTGACATCGTCGTGATGCAGGCGGCCAACACCAGCGAATACCTCGTGGTGTTGTTCGCGTTGTTCCGGCTAGGCGTGGCACCGGTGTGCGCGCTACCGGCGCACCGCGAGGCCGAGATCGGTTACTTCGCCGAGCACACCAAGGCCGCGGCCTACCTGCATCCCGGTGGCGCCGAGTACGACCGCATCGCCGCGAGTCTCGACGTCACGCACGTGTGGACCGTCGAGCAGGCCGCCAAGACCTACGCCGACCCGGCGGGGCTGCCACCCGCCCCCCGTGGCGGGGATCTGGCGCTGCTGCAACTGTCGGGCGGCTCCACCGGGGTGCCGAAACTGATTCCGCGCACCCACGACGACTACCTCTACAGTGTCCGCGTCGCCGCCGAGGTCTGCGAACTGACACCGGCCACGGTGTACCTGTGCGCGTTGCCGGTGGCGCACAACTTCCCACTGTCCTCCCCCGGCGTGCTGGGGGTGCTGTACGCGGGCGGCACCGTCGTGATGGCCCCCGATCCCAGTCCCGACACCGTTTTCCCGCTCATCGTGTCCGAGGGCGTCACCATGACCGCGGTGGTGCCGGCGCTGGCGCTGACCTGGCTGCGGGCCGCCGAGGCCCGGGGCGCGGAACTGCCGAGCCTGGAGGTGTTGCAGGTCGGCGGGGCCCGGCTGGGCGACGCCGACGCCGAACGGGTGACGCCGGTGCTGGGCGCGAAACTGCAGCAGGTCTTCGGAATGGCCGAGGGCCTGGTCTGCTACACCCGGCTCGACGATCCCTTCGCGACGGTGTGCGCTACCCAGGGCCGTCCGGCCTCGGAGGCCGACGAGGTCCGCATCGTCGACGACGCCGACGAACCGGTGCCCGAAGGCCACAGTGGGCACCTGTTGACGCGCGGGCCCTACACGATCCGCGGCTACTACCGGGCCGATGCCCACAACGCCACCGCGTTCACGAGCGACGGTTTCTATCGCACCGGGGACCTGGTGCGCCGCACCGAAACCGGGCACCTCATCGTCACCGGCCGGGCCAAGGAGCAGATCAACCGGGGCGGCGAGAAGATCGCCACCGCCGAGATCGAGGAGCACCTGCGCACCCACCCCGGCATCCACGACGCGGCCCTGGTCGCCGTCCCCGACGACGCGCTGGGTGAACGCGCCTGCGCCTTCTGCGTCACCGACGGCGAACTGACCGCCAAACAGGTGCGCGCCCACCTTCGCGGCCGGGGCCTGGCCGCGTACAAGATCCCCGACCTCGTCCGCTTCGTCGCCAGCCTTCCCCGAACGCCCGTGGGAAAGATCGACAAGAACCGTCTAAAAGAGAGTGTGAATCTATGA
- a CDS encoding isochorismatase family protein, translating into MSIPTLDIYPLPTEAELPKPRVPWTFDPNRAALLIHDMQRYFLDFYGEEFGELVDNIAQLRKLDLPTFYTAQPPKQSPDERGLLSDRWGPGIQDREDIVAPLAPASSDVVLTKHRYSAFHRTDLAERLAAAGRDQLIITGVYAHIGITATALDAFSHGIETFVIADAIADFGRGRHVAALEHLSATCAVVTTLNRLLDSGFGLADVRAQVLALLDEPADDDENLIDAGLDSIRVMGLIEDWKERGHNVTFADLAADPTIRGFHAALEAAR; encoded by the coding sequence ATGAGCATCCCCACCCTCGACATCTACCCGCTGCCGACCGAGGCGGAGCTGCCGAAGCCGCGGGTACCGTGGACCTTCGACCCGAACCGGGCCGCACTGCTGATCCACGACATGCAGCGGTACTTCCTCGACTTCTACGGCGAGGAGTTCGGCGAGCTCGTCGACAACATCGCGCAACTGCGCAAACTCGACCTGCCCACGTTCTACACGGCGCAACCGCCCAAACAGTCGCCGGACGAGCGCGGTCTGCTCAGTGACCGCTGGGGGCCGGGGATCCAGGACCGGGAGGACATCGTGGCGCCGCTCGCGCCCGCGTCGTCCGATGTGGTGCTCACCAAGCACCGCTACAGTGCCTTCCACCGCACCGATCTGGCCGAGCGGCTGGCCGCAGCGGGACGGGACCAGCTGATCATCACCGGCGTGTACGCCCACATCGGCATCACCGCCACCGCCTTGGACGCGTTCTCCCACGGCATCGAGACCTTCGTCATCGCCGACGCGATCGCCGACTTCGGCCGGGGCCGGCACGTCGCGGCGCTGGAGCACCTGTCGGCGACCTGCGCCGTCGTCACCACGCTGAACCGGTTGCTGGACAGCGGTTTCGGGCTGGCCGACGTGCGCGCGCAGGTGCTGGCGCTGCTGGACGAGCCCGCCGATGACGACGAGAACCTCATCGACGCCGGGCTCGACTCGATCCGGGTCATGGGCCTCATCGAGGACTGGAAGGAGCGCGGCCACAACGTGACCTTCGCCGACCTGGCCGCCGATCCCACCATCCGTGGGTTCCACGCCGCGCTCGAGGCGGCCCGATGA
- a CDS encoding 3-deoxy-7-phosphoheptulonate synthase: MSVLSGPASLRATVTTDPKLAAEVELSRGTIRAILDGADQRLLILVGPCSVHDPRELRRYATGLAEVAAAHAEDVYLVVRAYTEKPRTRHGWPGLLLDPGLDGGYAVPAGLAETRRVLTEINTLGLPVACEFVEPQLAPYLSDLVSWAGIGARTVESPPHRRLASHLPMPVGFKNRVDGAITPAVDAIAVASRPQPVITVDDHGRCAWTVSDGNPDTHLVLRGGETGTNYAAHQVNHALGLLADVQSHPKLIVDCSHGNSGKDHNRQPVVAEAIAAQIAAGQTGIAGVMLESYLSPGAQSLDGTLRPGVSVTDACLGFADTAEVIENLALAAKQRRAGRTTELVNVR; the protein is encoded by the coding sequence ATGAGCGTGCTGTCCGGACCGGCCTCGTTGCGCGCCACCGTAACCACCGACCCCAAACTGGCCGCCGAGGTGGAACTGTCGCGCGGCACCATCCGCGCCATCCTCGACGGCGCCGACCAACGGCTGCTCATCCTGGTCGGCCCGTGCTCGGTCCACGATCCCCGGGAACTGCGGCGCTACGCCACCGGCCTGGCCGAGGTCGCCGCCGCGCACGCCGAGGACGTGTACCTGGTCGTGCGGGCCTACACCGAGAAGCCCCGCACCCGGCACGGCTGGCCGGGTCTGCTGCTGGACCCGGGTCTGGACGGCGGTTACGCGGTGCCCGCCGGGCTCGCCGAGACCCGCCGGGTCCTCACCGAGATCAACACGCTCGGGCTGCCGGTCGCGTGCGAGTTCGTCGAACCGCAGCTGGCGCCGTACCTGTCCGATCTGGTGTCCTGGGCCGGAATCGGCGCCCGCACCGTCGAATCCCCGCCGCACCGCCGTCTCGCCTCCCACCTGCCGATGCCGGTGGGCTTCAAGAACCGGGTCGACGGCGCCATCACCCCCGCGGTGGACGCGATCGCGGTGGCGTCGCGCCCGCAACCGGTCATCACCGTCGACGACCACGGCCGCTGCGCCTGGACCGTCAGCGACGGCAACCCCGACACCCACCTGGTGCTGCGCGGCGGCGAGACCGGAACCAACTACGCGGCCCACCAGGTCAACCACGCGCTCGGCCTGCTGGCCGACGTCCAGTCCCACCCCAAGCTCATAGTGGACTGTTCCCACGGCAACAGCGGCAAGGACCACAACCGCCAACCCGTTGTCGCCGAAGCGATCGCGGCCCAGATCGCGGCGGGCCAGACCGGCATCGCCGGGGTCATGCTCGAGTCGTACCTGTCGCCGGGGGCCCAGTCCCTGGACGGCACGCTGCGTCCGGGCGTCAGCGTCACCGACGCCTGCCTGGGTTTCGCCGACACCGCCGAGGTCATCGAGAACCTGGCCCTGGCGGCGAAACAACGCCGTGCGGGACGCACCACCGAACTGGTGAACGTGCGATGA